In a genomic window of Flavobacterium sp. KACC 22761:
- the tnpA gene encoding IS200/IS605 family transposase, producing MATELRKGSHTVSRLTCHVVWVTKYRFKVLKGDIQKRCRELLIQICEAEGIEILKGVVSADHVHMHIEYAPKQNVSSILKSFKGRTSRKLQMEFPELHARYWGQHFWASGYGVWSTGNITDEMVNEYLEHNRRKDNDDDSNFILE from the coding sequence ATGGCTACAGAATTAAGAAAAGGTTCGCACACAGTAAGCAGATTAACATGTCATGTTGTTTGGGTTACGAAATATAGGTTTAAGGTTTTGAAAGGTGATATCCAAAAGCGCTGTCGTGAACTTTTGATACAAATATGCGAAGCGGAAGGGATAGAAATTTTGAAAGGAGTTGTGAGCGCAGATCACGTTCACATGCATATTGAGTATGCGCCAAAGCAAAATGTAAGTTCAATTTTAAAAAGTTTCAAAGGTCGTACTTCAAGGAAATTGCAAATGGAGTTTCCAGAACTTCACGCACGTTACTGGGGACAACATTTTTGGGCAAGTGGTTATGGAGTTTGGAGTACAGGAAATATAACTGATGAAATGGTAAATGAATATCTGGAGCATAATAGAAGGAAAGATAATGATGATGATTCAAATTTCATTCTTGAATGA
- a CDS encoding DUF1810 domain-containing protein has protein sequence MAYSNNDLSRFLDAQNKLYLTALSEISKGKKETHWMWFIFPQIKGLGKSDTANLYAINDLKEASDYLEHPILGKHLIEISELLLSFKMKSADGIFGDLDARKLRSSMTLFSLVENTNPIFQEILEAFFSGESDPLTLSIINSTIKSSAEAVAL, from the coding sequence ATGGCTTATTCTAACAATGATTTATCGCGTTTCTTAGATGCGCAAAACAAACTATATCTTACTGCTCTTTCTGAAATCAGCAAAGGGAAAAAAGAAACACACTGGATGTGGTTTATTTTTCCGCAAATAAAAGGTTTGGGCAAAAGTGATACAGCAAATCTTTATGCCATCAATGATTTGAAAGAAGCTTCAGATTATTTAGAACACCCGATTCTTGGAAAACATTTAATCGAAATTTCAGAACTTTTATTAAGCTTTAAAATGAAATCGGCTGATGGAATTTTTGGTGACTTAGATGCGCGCAAATTGCGTTCGTCTATGACGCTTTTCTCATTAGTTGAAAACACTAATCCTATATTTCAGGAAATTTTGGAAGCTTTCTTTTCGGGAGAATCTGACCCGCTTACTTTGTCTATTATTAATTCAACAATAAAATCATCTGCTGAAGCTGTTGCCTTATAA
- a CDS encoding APC family permease, translating to MQENDQENFKRELGLLDGTMLVVGSMIGSGIFIVSADIARQVGSAGWLTLIWLISGLITVIAAVSYGELSAMFPKAGGQYVYLKEAYNKLIAFLYGWSFFAVIQTGTIAAVGVAFSKFAAYLYEPFSDENILYELGSFKLNAAQLVSIFTIVVLTFINSRGVKNGKILQTVLTIIKILSLLGLIVFGLTLGAKASIWDANWTDGWATRSYNTDSSSWFPISGTALITGISAAMVGSLFSSDAWNGVTFIAGEIKNPKRNVGLSLFLGTFIVTVIYVLTNLMYLAVVPLQEIATAKSDRVAVVASQYIFGDIGTLIIAIMIMISTFACNNGLIMAGARVYYTMANDGLFFKKAAVLNESSVPAWALWAQCIWASALCLTGKYGDLLDFVIIIVLIFYILTIYGIFILRRKMPDIERPYKAFGYPFLPMLYIIVATAICISLLFTKFSTCGWGVLIMLAGIPVYYLTKPKE from the coding sequence ATGCAAGAAAACGACCAAGAAAATTTTAAAAGAGAACTCGGATTATTAGACGGAACCATGCTTGTGGTAGGTTCTATGATTGGATCCGGGATATTTATCGTGAGTGCAGATATTGCCAGACAAGTAGGATCTGCTGGCTGGCTGACACTTATTTGGCTAATTTCAGGATTGATTACCGTTATTGCAGCGGTAAGTTACGGTGAGCTGAGCGCCATGTTTCCAAAAGCTGGAGGACAATATGTTTACTTAAAAGAAGCTTACAATAAATTGATTGCCTTTTTGTACGGCTGGAGTTTTTTTGCTGTTATTCAAACAGGAACAATTGCCGCAGTTGGAGTGGCTTTCTCAAAATTTGCGGCTTATCTATACGAACCTTTCAGTGACGAAAATATACTGTATGAATTAGGCTCTTTTAAACTTAATGCAGCACAATTAGTTTCGATTTTTACAATCGTTGTATTGACTTTTATTAATAGTCGTGGTGTGAAAAACGGAAAAATTTTGCAAACTGTTTTAACTATTATCAAAATTTTATCTTTGCTTGGGTTGATCGTTTTTGGATTAACGCTTGGCGCAAAAGCTTCGATTTGGGACGCCAACTGGACAGACGGATGGGCAACAAGATCCTATAATACTGACAGCAGTTCATGGTTTCCAATTAGCGGAACAGCTTTGATAACGGGAATCTCTGCGGCCATGGTTGGTTCATTGTTTTCAAGTGATGCTTGGAACGGTGTGACTTTTATTGCAGGAGAAATTAAAAATCCAAAACGAAATGTTGGTTTGAGCTTGTTTTTAGGAACTTTCATTGTAACTGTAATTTATGTTTTGACCAATTTGATGTATTTAGCTGTTGTACCACTTCAAGAAATTGCAACAGCAAAATCAGATCGTGTTGCGGTTGTGGCTTCACAATATATTTTCGGAGACATTGGAACGCTCATTATTGCGATCATGATTATGATTTCGACTTTTGCTTGCAACAACGGCTTGATTATGGCCGGAGCAAGAGTATATTATACTATGGCAAACGACGGATTGTTTTTTAAAAAAGCAGCAGTTTTGAACGAATCAAGTGTTCCCGCATGGGCTTTATGGGCGCAATGTATTTGGGCTTCGGCTTTGTGTTTGACTGGAAAATATGGTGATTTATTAGATTTCGTAATCATCATTGTTTTGATTTTTTACATCTTGACGATTTACGGAATTTTTATTTTAAGAAGAAAAATGCCAGATATTGAGAGGCCTTATAAAGCATTTGGTTATCCATTTCTGCCAATGCTTTACATCATCGTTGCAACTGCAATTTGTATTTCATTGTTATTTACGAAATTTTCAACTTGTGGCTGGGGCGTATTGATAATGTTGGCAGGAATTCCTGTTTACTATTTGACAAAACCTAAAGAATAG
- a CDS encoding DNA polymerase III subunit alpha has translation MYLNCHSYHSLRYGTIPLKDLIAEAVLHDIKAMALTDINTVTGIYDFIKACQEKEIKPLVGMEFRCHHEFRYIGLAQNAEGLAEMNVFLTDHNFSGETLPLRAPKFESVFVIYTLENAPETLFDNEFIGVRPEEVSSLLTSKHKNKISKMVILQPVTFRSKKEYNLHKVLRAIDTNIILSKLTEADYCKVSDVMKSEASLLPFYEKYPEIISNTQRISDECNFQYDFSVKRNKKFYTENRQKDLEKLTELAWEGFAKRYGNDNLEAKARVEKELKVIDELEFSGYFLITWDIIQYSNSQGFMHIGRGSGANSIIAYCLGITDICPIELDLYFERFLNLNRKTPPDFDIDWSWQERNTILEYIFKKYGRDHVAFCGTNVEFKYRSIFREVGKVFGLPKEELDMLAKNPMALHETNKIVKMVQQYGMLLEKYPNQRSMHACGILISEEPITNYTPLEMPPKGFPIVLFDMHIAEEIGFDKFDILSQRGIGHIDDSVKLIAKNRGIKVDIRDTSLSKDEAVCNSYLAKGHTIGCFYIESPAMRGLLRRLNCDNYKILVAASSIIRPGVAQSGMMKEYIFRHNNPTQFEYFHEVFREHLGETYGIMVYQEDVIKIAQHYGGLPAPDGDILRRAMSGKGRSLEALQKVKDNFFASCAQKGHPLQLSQEIYRQIESFAGYSFCKAHSASYAVESYQSLYLKVNYPVEFMTAVINNQGGFYRTEVYVHEARMSGGTIHNPCVNKSEYQTTLYGTDIYLGFMHIQSLESKIAHLIEEDRNKKGDFNSLEDFINRIPIGIEGVKTLIFIDAFRFTGKTKNQLLVTASLLLNNFKPENRDLKLLQEPVKEYKLPTLERSVFEDAFDEIELLSFPVSCTVFDLLQTKHRGDVMAKDLVQYHKKQVRMLAYLISRKHVPTKKGTMYFGTWIDHEGTYFDTAHFPDSLEKHPFQGGGCYLLLGTVEVDYHFPTITITKMAKMPFIPDPRYMDAKDQYRTQNQIKEDISLTHRKPYPSGNEINLPRHRMKF, from the coding sequence ATGTACCTTAATTGCCATTCTTATCATTCATTACGTTACGGCACAATTCCGCTTAAGGATTTGATTGCCGAAGCCGTTTTGCATGATATAAAAGCAATGGCATTGACAGATATAAATACGGTTACTGGAATTTACGATTTTATAAAAGCCTGTCAGGAAAAAGAAATCAAACCTTTGGTTGGAATGGAATTTCGATGCCATCATGAATTCCGATATATTGGTTTAGCGCAAAATGCTGAAGGTTTAGCAGAAATGAATGTTTTTTTAACTGATCATAATTTCAGTGGAGAAACTTTGCCTTTGCGTGCTCCAAAATTCGAATCGGTTTTTGTGATTTATACTTTAGAAAATGCTCCAGAAACACTTTTTGATAATGAATTTATCGGAGTTCGTCCTGAAGAAGTTTCGAGTCTTTTAACTTCAAAACATAAAAATAAAATCTCCAAAATGGTGATTTTACAGCCTGTAACTTTTAGAAGCAAAAAAGAATACAATCTGCATAAAGTGCTTAGGGCTATTGATACCAATATTATTTTATCAAAACTTACAGAAGCTGATTACTGCAAAGTTTCTGATGTGATGAAATCTGAAGCATCACTTTTGCCTTTTTATGAAAAATATCCTGAAATCATTTCAAATACACAACGTATCAGTGACGAGTGCAATTTTCAATATGATTTTTCGGTTAAAAGAAATAAAAAGTTCTATACTGAAAACCGTCAAAAAGATTTAGAAAAACTGACAGAATTAGCTTGGGAAGGATTCGCAAAACGATACGGAAACGACAATCTAGAAGCAAAAGCCCGTGTAGAAAAAGAATTAAAAGTAATCGACGAATTGGAATTCAGCGGTTATTTTTTAATTACTTGGGATATTATTCAATATAGCAATAGCCAAGGTTTTATGCACATTGGTCGCGGAAGCGGTGCCAACAGTATCATTGCCTATTGTCTCGGAATTACCGATATCTGCCCTATTGAACTGGATTTGTATTTTGAACGTTTTCTAAATCTTAATCGTAAAACTCCACCCGATTTTGATATCGATTGGAGCTGGCAGGAACGCAATACAATTCTGGAATATATCTTCAAAAAATATGGCAGAGATCACGTTGCTTTCTGTGGTACGAATGTCGAGTTTAAATACCGTTCAATTTTTAGAGAAGTTGGAAAAGTTTTCGGACTTCCAAAAGAGGAATTGGATATGCTGGCTAAAAATCCGATGGCTTTGCATGAAACCAATAAAATTGTAAAAATGGTTCAGCAATACGGAATGTTGCTTGAAAAATATCCGAACCAACGAAGCATGCATGCCTGTGGAATTCTGATTTCTGAAGAACCCATTACCAATTACACGCCTCTGGAAATGCCTCCAAAAGGTTTTCCGATCGTGCTTTTTGACATGCACATTGCAGAAGAAATTGGTTTTGACAAATTTGATATTCTGAGTCAGCGCGGTATCGGACATATTGATGACAGCGTAAAACTTATTGCCAAAAATCGAGGAATAAAAGTAGACATTCGCGATACTTCATTATCTAAAGATGAAGCCGTTTGCAATTCTTATTTAGCAAAAGGACATACAATTGGCTGTTTTTATATCGAAAGTCCTGCTATGCGTGGTTTACTGCGCCGTTTAAATTGTGATAATTATAAAATTCTTGTCGCCGCGTCGTCTATTATTCGTCCCGGCGTTGCACAATCGGGAATGATGAAAGAGTATATTTTCCGTCATAACAATCCAACTCAGTTTGAATATTTTCATGAAGTTTTCAGAGAACATCTTGGCGAAACTTACGGCATTATGGTCTATCAGGAAGATGTAATTAAAATTGCCCAGCATTACGGTGGACTTCCTGCACCAGACGGAGATATTCTGCGTCGTGCCATGTCTGGCAAAGGAAGATCTTTGGAAGCGTTGCAAAAAGTAAAAGATAATTTCTTTGCGAGCTGTGCTCAAAAAGGGCATCCGTTACAGTTGAGCCAGGAAATTTATCGCCAGATTGAATCGTTTGCAGGCTATTCTTTCTGCAAAGCGCATTCGGCTTCATATGCCGTTGAGAGTTACCAGAGTTTGTACCTCAAAGTTAATTATCCTGTTGAATTTATGACGGCGGTAATCAATAATCAGGGTGGGTTTTACAGAACCGAAGTTTATGTACACGAAGCCAGAATGTCTGGCGGAACGATTCATAATCCGTGTGTGAATAAAAGCGAATATCAGACGACTTTGTATGGTACTGATATTTACCTTGGCTTTATGCACATTCAAAGTCTGGAATCTAAAATTGCTCATTTGATTGAAGAAGACCGAAACAAAAAAGGCGATTTTAATTCTCTAGAAGATTTTATCAACCGAATTCCAATTGGAATCGAAGGCGTTAAAACTCTGATTTTTATTGATGCTTTTCGTTTTACAGGAAAAACCAAAAATCAACTTTTGGTAACTGCCAGTTTGTTGTTGAATAATTTTAAGCCTGAAAACAGAGATTTAAAATTACTGCAGGAACCGGTTAAAGAATACAAGCTTCCAACATTGGAGCGTTCTGTTTTTGAAGATGCTTTTGACGAAATTGAGCTTTTGAGTTTCCCTGTTTCCTGTACTGTTTTTGATCTTTTACAAACCAAACATCGCGGAGATGTAATGGCGAAAGATTTGGTTCAGTATCATAAAAAACAAGTGAGAATGCTGGCGTATTTGATTTCTAGAAAACACGTTCCGACAAAAAAAGGAACGATGTACTTCGGAACCTGGATTGATCATGAAGGCACTTATTTTGATACGGCACACTTTCCGGATAGTTTAGAAAAACATCCTTTTCAGGGCGGAGGCTGTTATTTATTGTTAGGAACTGTAGAAGTCGATTACCATTTTCCTACCATAACAATAACCAAAATGGCGAAAATGCCTTTTATTCCAGATCCGCGTTATATGGATGCTAAAGATCAATACAGAACACAAAACCAAATTAAAGAAGATATAAGCCTTACACATCGAAAACCTTATCCATCAGGAAATGAAATTAATCTGCCCAGACATCGAATGAAGTTTTAA
- a CDS encoding MFS transporter has product MSEKIKTLQIIHLGICAGTIVAYYILGDLSIEKLRIPNIDSSSIIYVAIPVVAFVLSTFLFKSQLKQINPKLKLEEKFPIYQTASIMRWAVLEGAAFLILILKPDFILFGILILIYLIFLRPTAERIDNDLSEY; this is encoded by the coding sequence ATGTCTGAAAAAATTAAAACCCTGCAAATTATTCATCTCGGTATCTGTGCAGGTACGATCGTGGCTTATTATATTTTAGGCGACCTTTCGATTGAGAAATTGCGTATTCCCAACATCGACTCATCTTCGATAATTTATGTTGCAATTCCGGTTGTCGCATTTGTTTTGAGTACTTTTCTATTCAAATCTCAATTGAAGCAAATTAATCCAAAATTAAAACTCGAAGAAAAATTTCCTATTTACCAAACAGCGTCAATCATGCGATGGGCAGTTCTTGAAGGTGCGGCATTTCTGATCTTAATTTTAAAACCAGATTTTATATTATTTGGAATACTGATTTTAATTTATCTGATTTTTTTAAGGCCAACCGCAGAAAGAATCGATAATGATTTATCAGAATACTAA
- a CDS encoding alpha-ketoglutarate-dependent dioxygenase AlkB family protein, translated as MTLFSDTELFTTGHGGKKIFDLPDCELILIENFFSKEESDSFYERILRKTKWREYEMEIYDKTYTVPRMIAWYEDKDNAGADPNGPDWTYELLKIRSRVEKETQLDFNSLLLNLYRNGKDGVGWHSDREDNSGKDPIIASVTFGETRMFKLRHKFRKDIGQVEIPLHHGSFLLMAGTTNSFWQHHVPKTARDVLPRINLTFRRTNRNL; from the coding sequence ATGACACTATTTAGCGACACCGAGTTATTCACCACTGGACACGGAGGTAAAAAAATATTTGATCTTCCGGATTGCGAACTTATTCTGATTGAAAATTTCTTCAGCAAAGAGGAATCAGATTCTTTTTATGAAAGAATACTTCGTAAAACCAAATGGAGAGAATATGAAATGGAAATTTATGACAAAACTTATACTGTTCCTAGAATGATTGCGTGGTATGAAGACAAAGATAATGCAGGAGCTGATCCAAACGGACCTGACTGGACGTATGAATTATTAAAAATAAGAAGCCGAGTTGAAAAAGAAACCCAGCTTGACTTTAACAGTCTTCTACTAAATTTATACCGAAACGGAAAAGATGGCGTTGGCTGGCATAGCGATCGTGAAGACAATTCTGGCAAAGATCCAATTATCGCTTCAGTTACTTTTGGCGAAACTAGAATGTTTAAACTCCGACATAAATTCAGGAAAGACATTGGTCAAGTTGAGATTCCGCTGCATCATGGCTCCTTTTTATTGATGGCTGGAACGACGAATAGTTTTTGGCAACATCATGTTCCAAAAACGGCTCGCGACGTTTTGCCAAGGATCAATCTTACCTTTAGGAGAACCAATCGAAATCTTTGA
- the dinB gene encoding DNA polymerase IV, which produces MARAIVHMDLDTFFVSCERRTNSELNGIPLIIGGGDRGVVASCSYEARKYGVRSAMPIRMALKLCPDAKVMKGDMELYSQLSHDVTEILQEKAPVLEKASIDEFYMDITGMDKFHGSYKWTNELAQKVIKETGLPISFSLSINKTVSKIATGEGKPVGNLQIPEQEVQDFLNPLSIQKIPMVGAVTFQLLSRIGVRKIQTLAEMPAEVLQQMIGKNGLELWKKAHGIDHTPVEPYTERKSISTETTFSQDTIDLAKLRRILLGMVEKLAFQLRAEQWLTSTVTVKIRYANFDTETKQCRVAYTSADHILTKNVIELFEKVYQRRMRLRLIGVRFSGLVRGTYQIDLFEDTQEMLSLYEAMDKMKSRYGFDAVMRCAGAHFKPNTKDEILKRKK; this is translated from the coding sequence ATGGCACGGGCAATTGTACATATGGATTTGGATACCTTTTTTGTATCCTGCGAAAGACGCACTAACTCAGAACTTAACGGAATTCCGCTTATTATAGGTGGCGGAGACCGCGGTGTTGTGGCATCTTGTTCGTATGAAGCCCGTAAATATGGAGTTCGTTCTGCTATGCCAATTCGTATGGCATTGAAACTTTGTCCAGACGCAAAAGTGATGAAAGGCGACATGGAATTGTATTCACAACTCTCTCATGATGTTACCGAAATTCTTCAGGAAAAAGCGCCTGTTTTAGAAAAAGCGAGTATCGATGAGTTTTATATGGACATTACCGGAATGGATAAATTTCATGGCAGTTATAAATGGACCAATGAACTGGCTCAAAAAGTCATCAAAGAAACCGGATTGCCAATTAGTTTTTCATTATCCATAAACAAAACCGTTTCAAAAATTGCAACTGGCGAAGGTAAACCTGTCGGAAATCTTCAAATTCCAGAACAAGAAGTACAAGACTTTTTAAATCCGCTTTCGATTCAGAAAATCCCGATGGTTGGTGCTGTGACTTTTCAGCTTTTGTCTAGAATTGGTGTTCGTAAAATTCAGACTTTAGCCGAAATGCCTGCTGAGGTTTTACAGCAAATGATTGGTAAAAATGGTCTCGAACTTTGGAAAAAAGCGCACGGAATCGACCATACGCCTGTTGAACCTTATACAGAAAGAAAATCAATTTCGACCGAAACTACTTTTTCTCAGGACACGATTGATCTTGCTAAATTGAGACGAATATTATTAGGAATGGTCGAAAAACTGGCTTTTCAGCTTCGTGCGGAACAATGGTTGACTTCGACTGTTACCGTCAAAATACGTTATGCCAATTTTGATACCGAAACCAAACAATGCCGAGTGGCTTATACATCTGCCGATCATATTTTAACTAAAAATGTAATAGAACTTTTTGAGAAAGTCTATCAGCGTCGTATGCGCCTGCGTTTGATTGGCGTTCGCTTTAGCGGATTGGTGCGCGGAACCTATCAAATTGATCTTTTTGAAGATACTCAGGAAATGCTCTCGCTTTATGAAGCGATGGATAAAATGAAAAGCCGTTACGGTTTTGATGCTGTAATGCGTTGTGCCGGAGCTCATTTTAAACCGAATACGAAAGACGAAATTTTAAAACGCAAGAAATAA
- a CDS encoding exonuclease domain-containing protein has translation MKNTEYAIVDIETTGGNASGSRITEIAIILHDGKNVLDRYETLVNPEQDIPPSIFGLTGINNEMVANAPIFDDISEKVLEMLTDRIFVAHNVNFDYSFVHHQLEQAGFKWSAKKLCTVRAARKIKPGLGSYSLGNLCNSLNINLENRHRAGGDADATAVLFSLLMEWDSEGEIEKMIKKTAQDQRLPPNLPPDDFNNLPEKPGVYYFYNQARKVIYVGKAINVKKRVASHFSGNNINPQRQHFLRDIHGISFEVCATELMALLLECTEIKQLWPAYNRALKRFETRFGIYQYEARNGYKYLAVGKLSKFQTCIHEFNSLYNAINLLRSLAEQFEIDQRFCKYSRPEEAELPQNNDIKSLPDILLHNEQVDNAIDFFINNRPTFAIIDKGRSKEERSCIWIENGHFYGMGYIPRDVSIHDPEDVKSYVTPYKSNQYIEQLIFAFAEKHPSKVFFNKQFLSNVS, from the coding sequence ATGAAAAATACGGAATATGCTATAGTCGATATTGAAACCACAGGCGGAAATGCCAGTGGCAGCCGCATTACAGAAATTGCGATCATTCTTCATGATGGCAAAAATGTGCTGGATCGTTATGAAACTCTTGTAAATCCTGAGCAGGACATTCCTCCTTCTATTTTTGGATTAACAGGTATTAATAACGAAATGGTCGCCAATGCGCCAATTTTTGATGACATTTCAGAGAAGGTTCTCGAAATGCTTACAGATCGTATTTTCGTTGCTCATAATGTCAACTTCGATTATTCATTTGTTCATCATCAATTGGAACAAGCTGGTTTTAAATGGTCGGCAAAAAAACTTTGTACTGTTCGTGCAGCCAGAAAAATCAAGCCGGGATTGGGTTCTTATAGTTTAGGAAATCTTTGCAATTCTTTAAATATCAATTTAGAAAACCGACACCGCGCCGGCGGAGATGCAGATGCAACCGCTGTATTATTTTCACTTTTAATGGAATGGGACAGTGAAGGAGAAATTGAAAAAATGATCAAAAAAACAGCACAAGATCAACGTCTTCCTCCTAATCTTCCACCAGATGACTTCAATAATTTACCTGAAAAACCAGGTGTCTATTATTTTTATAATCAGGCCAGAAAAGTGATTTATGTAGGTAAAGCCATAAATGTAAAAAAACGTGTGGCATCACACTTTAGTGGCAACAATATCAATCCTCAAAGACAGCATTTTCTGAGAGACATTCACGGTATTTCTTTTGAAGTCTGTGCCACCGAATTAATGGCGCTTTTATTAGAATGTACCGAAATAAAACAGCTTTGGCCAGCCTACAATAGAGCATTAAAACGTTTTGAAACAAGATTCGGTATTTATCAATATGAGGCAAGAAACGGATATAAATATTTAGCTGTTGGAAAACTAAGCAAATTTCAAACTTGCATTCATGAATTTAATAGTTTGTATAACGCTATAAATTTACTGAGAAGCTTGGCTGAACAATTTGAAATTGATCAAAGATTCTGCAAATATTCGAGACCTGAAGAAGCAGAGCTTCCGCAAAATAATGATATAAAAAGTCTCCCTGATATTCTGCTTCACAACGAACAAGTTGACAATGCTATAGATTTTTTCATAAACAACAGGCCCACTTTTGCCATTATAGACAAAGGAAGATCCAAAGAGGAACGCAGCTGTATCTGGATAGAAAACGGCCATTTTTACGGAATGGGATACATTCCTAGAGATGTTTCGATTCACGATCCAGAAGATGTCAAAAGTTATGTAACGCCTTATAAAAGCAACCAATATATTGAACAGTTGATTTTTGCTTTCGCAGAAAAACATCCAAGCAAAGTATTCTTCAACAAACAATTTCTGAGCAACGTTTCTTAA
- a CDS encoding LexA family transcriptional regulator, protein MSLFSDNIRALRVKHKISQEKLAENLSITRGRYVKYEDGTSEAPYDILKKIALYFHMSIDLILSVDIRKIDVQNLIKLEGNRLILPIQVDSFGENFIEIVSQKAKAGYLNGYADPEYIESLQQITLPFLGPGKHRGFPVEGDSMPPHEDGSIIIGRYVEKLGEVMDGKTYILITKSEGMVYKRLNKNKKNALVLESDNSFYPNYEVKASDILEIWEYECNIGRSDKKQETTETGAMKDLLLELKREVREIKNNTSNT, encoded by the coding sequence ATGTCCTTATTTTCAGACAACATCAGAGCATTAAGGGTTAAGCATAAAATATCGCAGGAGAAATTAGCTGAAAACCTTAGCATTACCAGAGGTAGATACGTGAAATACGAAGATGGAACTTCGGAAGCACCGTATGACATTTTAAAGAAAATTGCGTTATATTTTCATATGAGTATCGACTTGATATTATCTGTCGATATACGTAAAATTGATGTGCAAAATTTGATAAAACTGGAAGGCAACCGACTTATTTTGCCGATTCAAGTGGATAGTTTTGGAGAAAATTTTATTGAAATTGTATCTCAAAAAGCAAAAGCAGGTTATTTAAACGGATATGCTGATCCAGAATATATTGAAAGTTTACAGCAGATTACGCTTCCGTTTTTAGGTCCTGGAAAACACCGCGGATTTCCTGTTGAAGGCGATTCAATGCCTCCACACGAAGATGGTTCTATTATTATTGGCCGTTATGTGGAAAAGCTGGGAGAGGTAATGGATGGCAAAACCTATATTCTGATTACCAAAAGCGAAGGAATGGTTTACAAACGTCTCAATAAAAACAAAAAGAATGCTTTGGTTTTAGAATCGGATAATAGTTTTTATCCGAATTATGAAGTGAAAGCTTCTGATATTTTAGAGATTTGGGAATACGAATGCAACATTGGCCGTTCAGATAAAAAACAAGAAACTACAGAAACCGGAGCAATGAAAGATTTGCTTTTAGAATTGAAAAGAGAAGTTCGAGAAATTAAGAATAATACTTCGAATACGTAG